In Pleurocapsa sp. PCC 7319, the following are encoded in one genomic region:
- a CDS encoding chemotaxis protein CheW yields the protein MASKPYVIFSLHDGRYAIAAEAVKEIFFLPELSPVAEAPTDIVGLLNLHSVFVPVMHLDLRFGHKFERCHLTDSVIVIESQGLQVGVIVHQVETVNDIDEQYLQADLSYGREKNISQAFVQGVINLDDEIILLLNVDNLVRHPDELESLVVGEDSPDAKSSASNFYEQYFPAASTNTKEILHQRAINLQGGTDDSESGELIPIAVVSIDGNYYGLDLGIVREFTKIERVTTIPCCPPHIIGNMNLRGEILTLVDIRHPLNLGIDNHRQPAKAVVIEVDDIVVGIAVEEVFDVVDFRPDQLKPVPVATDTNIAAYFKGMADYLDRPLNAIDLPKLLTQGAMTVELAA from the coding sequence ATGGCAAGTAAACCCTATGTAATTTTTAGTCTTCACGATGGGCGATATGCGATCGCCGCAGAAGCAGTTAAAGAAATATTTTTCTTACCAGAATTAAGTCCCGTTGCCGAGGCACCAACAGATATTGTCGGGTTACTCAATTTGCATTCTGTGTTTGTACCAGTAATGCACTTAGATCTGCGTTTTGGACACAAATTTGAGCGGTGTCATCTGACGGATAGCGTAATTGTAATTGAGTCTCAAGGCTTACAAGTAGGTGTCATCGTACATCAAGTTGAGACGGTAAATGATATTGACGAACAGTACCTACAAGCTGATTTATCTTACGGAAGGGAAAAAAATATCAGTCAGGCCTTTGTTCAGGGAGTGATTAATCTCGACGACGAGATTATTTTACTCCTAAATGTGGATAATTTGGTGCGCCACCCCGATGAATTAGAGTCACTAGTTGTTGGGGAAGACTCTCCAGATGCAAAATCTTCAGCAAGCAATTTTTATGAGCAATATTTTCCTGCCGCCTCTACTAATACGAAAGAAATTTTGCACCAGCGGGCTATCAATCTTCAAGGTGGGACAGATGATTCTGAATCAGGGGAATTAATACCGATTGCAGTGGTCAGCATTGATGGCAATTACTATGGTTTAGATCTAGGGATAGTGCGAGAATTTACCAAAATTGAACGAGTTACGACTATTCCCTGCTGTCCTCCCCATATTATCGGCAATATGAATCTCAGGGGAGAAATCTTGACTTTAGTAGATATTCGTCACCCTTTGAATTTGGGCATTGATAATCATCGCCAACCAGCTAAAGCAGTAGTTATTGAGGTCGATGACATTGTGGTGGGAATTGCTGTGGAGGAAGTTTTTGATGTAGTTGATTTTCGTCCCGATCAACTTAAGCCAGTTCCCGTGGCTACTGATACGAATATCGCAGCTTATTTTAAAGGCATGGCAGATTACTTAGATCGGCCATTAAACGCGATTGACCTACCTAAGCTCCTGACACAAGGAGCGATGACCGTGGAACTAGCAGCTTAA
- a CDS encoding response regulator, with translation MSSQKYEANQLNSILESLFKEKANGILSLKSQVPARQNQRSCILMLNQGALVYGDNQTDQIPNNQEFCKMLGDKLKPNIINAALSVASERISKPTSVRELIELLTKMKIFTWEEVETFITIKVTLILEQFLSHPGEAHWQSNSDFDLSFGTERHGLNWFHIKQKLNQRQQQWQSLAPKIPSMDAIPIATLEQFKQINNFQVQEHFKNSVDGKRSIVDIAEKMGKDPLSVAKSYLNWLNNGWVSLQTQPLRTQAVIESQAKTASSPVKPVISVGSNQIQDSNNLPIVLSVDDSPIIQTTIKRALNENYNVLLADKATEALKILNQKPVKLLLLDLTMPDVDGLEFCKTIRKIPKFKDLPIIMVTARDGLVNKMKGHIAGTSKYLTKPFKPDELKEIVHQYISK, from the coding sequence ATGTCATCACAGAAGTATGAAGCAAATCAGCTTAATTCTATTCTCGAATCTTTATTTAAAGAGAAGGCTAATGGGATTTTAAGCTTAAAATCCCAGGTTCCTGCTCGGCAAAATCAAAGGTCTTGCATCTTGATGCTCAATCAAGGTGCATTAGTATATGGAGACAATCAAACCGATCAAATTCCTAACAATCAGGAGTTCTGCAAAATGTTAGGAGATAAATTAAAACCTAACATCATTAATGCTGCTTTATCTGTTGCCAGTGAAAGAATATCTAAACCTACATCGGTAAGAGAGTTAATCGAGCTATTGACTAAAATGAAGATTTTTACTTGGGAAGAAGTAGAGACTTTTATTACTATTAAAGTTACTTTGATTTTGGAACAATTTTTATCTCATCCAGGAGAAGCTCACTGGCAATCCAATAGTGATTTTGATCTGAGTTTCGGTACGGAGCGACATGGTTTAAATTGGTTTCATATCAAACAAAAATTAAATCAGCGTCAACAGCAATGGCAGAGTCTTGCTCCAAAAATTCCCAGTATGGATGCAATTCCCATTGCGACCCTAGAACAATTTAAACAAATTAATAATTTCCAAGTTCAAGAACATTTTAAAAATTCAGTAGATGGCAAAAGGTCAATTGTGGATATTGCTGAAAAAATGGGTAAGGACCCATTGTCAGTTGCCAAAAGCTATCTCAATTGGCTGAATAATGGCTGGGTAAGTCTACAGACTCAGCCTCTTAGGACTCAAGCTGTTATTGAATCACAAGCAAAAACTGCATCTAGCCCGGTTAAACCGGTAATCTCAGTTGGCAGTAATCAAATCCAGGATAGTAACAACTTACCGATAGTTCTCTCTGTAGATGATAGTCCAATTATTCAAACCACGATTAAACGAGCATTAAATGAAAATTACAATGTTTTATTAGCAGATAAAGCCACAGAAGCTCTAAAAATACTTAATCAAAAGCCAGTTAAGTTGCTGTTATTAGATTTGACGATGCCTGATGTTGATGGCTTAGAGTTCTGTAAAACGATTCGTAAAATTCCCAAGTTTAAAGACCTACCCATCATTATGGTCACAGCGCGGGATGGTTTGGTGAACAAAATGAAAGGGCATATTGCAGGTACTAGCAAATATCTAACCAAGCCTTTTAAGCCAGATGAATTAAAAGAAATTGTTCATCAATACATTAGCAAATAG
- a CDS encoding fatty acid desaturase encodes MTAVSPRTLKAPQLDDSVKLRDIIKTLPSEVFIKNPRKAWSKLIINVLCVAIGYWTVAVSPWYLLPFAWVFLGTSLQGFFVIAHDCGHRSFSNRIWVNDLVGHIMTLPLIYPFHAWRILHNFHHKHTNKLGVDNAWDPFTTQTFDNCPNSIKWLYRRMRGKFWWLGSIIHWAKLHFNWQNFEGKQREQVRLSVLVVLIGAAIGFPVLLITTGITGFVKFWLIPWIVYHFWMSTFTMFHHTMPEIPFMPESEWNEARAQLSGTVNCKYPWWVEFLCHDINVHIPHHLTTGIPWYNLRQAHQSLVENWGEYLYEDCTFNWELIQKVTQVCHLYEEQDNYQSIEKYRLSKEFPD; translated from the coding sequence ATGACAGCAGTATCGCCACGAACTTTAAAAGCTCCTCAGTTGGATGACAGTGTTAAGCTGAGAGACATTATCAAAACTTTACCGTCCGAAGTTTTTATTAAAAATCCACGTAAGGCGTGGTCTAAGTTAATTATCAATGTTTTATGTGTGGCGATCGGCTACTGGACAGTTGCAGTTTCCCCTTGGTATTTACTTCCTTTTGCTTGGGTATTTTTAGGAACAAGCTTACAGGGTTTTTTTGTTATTGCTCACGATTGTGGTCATCGTTCGTTCTCTAATCGAATTTGGGTAAATGATTTAGTAGGACACATTATGACCCTCCCTCTTATTTATCCTTTCCACGCTTGGCGAATTTTACATAACTTTCACCACAAGCACACTAATAAATTGGGTGTTGATAATGCCTGGGACCCTTTTACCACTCAAACATTTGATAATTGTCCCAATTCTATAAAATGGCTATATCGTAGAATGCGAGGCAAGTTCTGGTGGCTGGGTTCAATCATACACTGGGCTAAACTACACTTTAACTGGCAGAATTTTGAAGGTAAACAAAGAGAGCAAGTACGCTTATCTGTATTGGTAGTCTTAATTGGTGCAGCGATTGGTTTTCCCGTTCTATTGATTACTACTGGAATTACAGGTTTTGTGAAATTTTGGCTCATACCTTGGATAGTCTACCATTTTTGGATGAGTACTTTTACTATGTTTCATCACACTATGCCCGAAATTCCCTTTATGCCTGAGTCTGAATGGAACGAAGCTCGTGCTCAGCTATCGGGAACTGTAAATTGTAAGTATCCTTGGTGGGTGGAATTTCTCTGTCATGACATTAATGTCCATATTCCCCATCACCTGACTACTGGAATCCCCTGGTACAATTTACGCCAAGCCCATCAAAGTCTGGTGGAAAATTGGGGAGAATATCTTTATGAAGACTGTACTTTTAACTGGGAATTAATTCAAAAAGTAACTCAAGTTTGTCATTTGTACGAAGAGCAGGATAATTACCAAAGTATTGAAAAATATCGTTTATCCAAAGAGTTTCCAGATTAG
- a CDS encoding M61 family metallopeptidase, which translates to MTEVTATRKSQPNSKMTTLSYQVAMSQPASHLFEVKLQITNWHFATLDLKMPVWTPGSYLVREYARHVQDFQALNSNKQILADRKVSKNHWQVATEECSEIIVSYRIFAHELTVRTNHLDATHGYFNGAALFFFIPGLEKELIKIKIIPPQSDWHVTTTFPPAEAEANTFIARDFDTLVDTPVEIGRQKVYDFLVLDKPHALAIWGEGNANPQQIIADTTKIIEVEAELFGGLPYEQYLFLLHLSGSGYGGLEHKDCCTLNYPRFGFRDREKYNRFLQLVAHEFFHLWNVKRIRPQALENFDYEAENYTTSLWFCEGTTSYYDILIPLRAGIYNRKTYLENLSKDITKYLNTFGRKVQPLGESSYDAWIKLYRRDANSDNNQISYYLKGQLVSLLLDLLIRAKHNNMRSLDDVMQLMWQRFGQDEIGFTETQLRAVFAEVAEENLDDFFSRYIETTDELPFNDYLDLFGLHLKSCTESELPYLGIRVQSENNQEVIKFVAAESPAAKGGIDPNDELLAIDGIRVNANSLNERLKDYQANDRIQVTVFHQDELKTIPITLAPPEPSRYEVVIKDNLSEVQRQNLVGWLGDK; encoded by the coding sequence ATGACTGAAGTCACTGCTACTCGCAAGTCACAACCAAACAGCAAAATGACAACCTTGTCTTACCAGGTTGCCATGTCTCAACCTGCTTCTCATTTGTTTGAAGTTAAGTTACAAATAACAAATTGGCACTTTGCAACATTAGATTTAAAAATGCCAGTTTGGACTCCTGGTTCTTATTTGGTCAGAGAATATGCTAGGCACGTTCAAGATTTTCAGGCACTGAATAGCAATAAGCAGATTTTAGCTGACAGAAAAGTTAGTAAAAATCATTGGCAGGTAGCAACAGAGGAATGTTCGGAAATAATAGTTAGCTATCGTATTTTTGCCCATGAATTGACGGTACGTACTAATCATTTGGATGCTACCCATGGTTATTTTAATGGGGCAGCCTTATTTTTCTTTATTCCAGGGTTGGAAAAAGAGCTAATAAAAATTAAAATTATCCCCCCCCAATCAGATTGGCACGTTACCACCACTTTTCCCCCGGCAGAAGCCGAAGCAAATACATTCATTGCTCGGGACTTCGATACTTTGGTAGATACTCCGGTAGAAATTGGCAGACAAAAAGTATACGATTTCCTGGTATTAGATAAGCCTCATGCACTAGCTATATGGGGGGAGGGAAACGCCAATCCTCAACAGATAATTGCCGATACTACCAAGATCATTGAAGTAGAAGCGGAACTTTTTGGTGGTTTACCCTACGAGCAATATTTATTTTTGTTGCACCTATCAGGCAGTGGTTATGGTGGTTTAGAACATAAAGACTGCTGTACTCTCAATTATCCTCGATTTGGATTTCGTGATCGCGAGAAATATAATCGTTTTCTGCAATTAGTGGCTCACGAATTTTTTCACCTTTGGAATGTCAAGCGAATTCGACCTCAAGCACTAGAAAATTTTGATTACGAAGCAGAGAACTACACTACTTCCCTCTGGTTTTGTGAGGGAACAACTAGCTACTACGACATTCTCATTCCCCTAAGAGCAGGGATTTATAATCGAAAAACTTATTTAGAAAATCTGAGCAAAGATATTACCAAATATCTCAATACTTTCGGACGCAAGGTGCAACCTTTAGGAGAATCCAGTTATGATGCTTGGATTAAACTCTATCGCCGTGATGCCAACAGTGATAACAATCAGATTTCTTATTACCTGAAAGGACAATTGGTTTCGTTGCTATTAGATTTACTCATTCGAGCTAAGCATAATAATATGCGATCGCTAGATGATGTGATGCAGTTAATGTGGCAACGTTTTGGGCAAGACGAAATTGGTTTTACAGAAACTCAACTTAGAGCTGTATTTGCCGAAGTTGCCGAGGAAAACTTAGATGATTTTTTCTCTCGCTACATTGAAACTACTGACGAATTACCTTTTAATGACTATCTAGACCTGTTTGGCCTACACTTAAAATCCTGTACCGAGTCAGAACTACCTTATTTGGGCATCAGGGTTCAGTCAGAAAATAACCAGGAAGTAATTAAATTTGTCGCTGCCGAATCTCCCGCAGCAAAAGGGGGCATTGACCCTAATGACGAACTTTTAGCAATTGACGGTATTCGAGTTAATGCTAATTCTTTAAATGAACGACTCAAAGATTATCAGGCAAATGATAGGATTCAAGTTACCGTTTTTCATCAAGATGAATTAAAAACTATTCCCATTACCTTAGCTCCTCCCGAACCTAGCCGATACGAAGTGGTGATTAAAGATAATTTATCTGAGGTGCAACGGCAAAATTTAGTGGGATGGCTTGGAGATAAGTAG
- a CDS encoding branched-chain amino acid transaminase — MHNFLEIAYFKNQFVPFEQANISIATHALHYGTGAFGGMRGIPNPENPNQILLFRLDRHCQRLSDSAKLLNYDLPADKIQQVILDFVQKNKPNKSFYIRPFVYTSDLGIAPRLHKIAKDFFIYGLELGDYLPPEGISCRISSWYRQEDRSLPLRGKISGAYITSSLAKTEAVESGFDEAILMNSQGKVCEASGMNIFIVRNGKLITPGFNQDILEGITRDSVLTIARDMDIATEERAIDKTELLIADEVFLSGTAAKVTPVKQIESYHLSTNRPITETIKQKLTAITENKEPKYQDWVYTVDC; from the coding sequence ATGCACAATTTTTTAGAAATCGCCTATTTTAAAAATCAGTTTGTCCCTTTTGAGCAAGCAAATATTTCCATTGCTACCCATGCCCTTCACTACGGGACAGGTGCTTTTGGCGGAATGAGAGGGATTCCTAACCCCGAAAATCCAAATCAAATATTGTTATTCAGACTCGATCGCCATTGTCAGAGATTGAGCGATAGTGCCAAGCTGCTAAATTACGATCTACCTGCCGATAAAATTCAGCAGGTGATTCTTGATTTTGTCCAGAAAAATAAGCCCAATAAATCTTTTTATATCCGACCCTTTGTCTACACTTCCGATTTGGGTATTGCTCCCCGACTACACAAAATTGCCAAAGACTTTTTTATCTACGGCTTAGAATTGGGGGATTATCTACCCCCGGAAGGAATTAGCTGTCGTATTAGTTCCTGGTATCGTCAGGAAGACCGTAGCTTGCCCTTACGGGGCAAAATTAGTGGGGCATATATTACTTCTTCTTTAGCTAAGACTGAAGCCGTAGAATCGGGATTTGATGAAGCAATTTTAATGAACTCTCAGGGGAAAGTCTGTGAAGCTTCGGGCATGAATATTTTTATAGTCAGAAATGGGAAATTAATTACTCCTGGATTCAATCAAGATATTTTAGAGGGAATCACTAGAGATAGTGTTTTAACTATTGCCAGAGATATGGACATTGCCACTGAAGAAAGAGCGATCGATAAAACTGAATTGTTAATTGCCGACGAAGTGTTTTTAAGTGGTACAGCAGCTAAAGTGACTCCTGTCAAACAAATCGAGAGTTACCATTTATCGACCAATAGACCAATCACTGAAACAATCAAACAAAAGCTCACAGCGATTACCGAAAATAAAGAGCCAAAGTATCAAGATTGGGTTTATACAGTAGATTGTTAG
- a CDS encoding cytochrome P450, which translates to MVIVTAKQPQLGHARAMRQNMIEYLEALAQQGDCLKIPLFMARGYYLNHPDDIRQILVVKADCFHKPFPVKYAAKGLFGENIFTTDGKLWEVLRQTLQPAFQSQQIKNHSQIMIQASREMVDRWEPGQTIEICQAMMDLTMGITTQAFFGVDLRGKAEGKVLVRFTELFNERISGIPVPAWLPLPVTLELKRYLNQGYKFFNSLIAERRAAKGTYTDILAMILNAQAADETGLITDQQVRNEVSNLFAAGYEVTGNSLAFTLYLIHKHPSVEARLRAEIEQVIGNRPITLDDLAQMPYLECVLKESMRLLPVNTVFARQSTTNVAWADRSIPKNSFILISPWTLHRRADIFADPLAFNPDRFEVKVRSQIPKFAYLPFGGGPRICLGQAFAMTQMRINLATILQQYRLTTAPDYQLVPYFSFNTRPKHGLPMQLEKV; encoded by the coding sequence ATGGTTATTGTTACTGCCAAACAACCTCAGTTAGGTCACGCTCGCGCTATGCGCCAGAATATGATTGAATATCTTGAGGCATTGGCTCAGCAGGGAGATTGTCTCAAAATTCCGTTGTTTATGGCTCGGGGATATTACCTCAATCACCCAGATGACATTCGCCAGATATTGGTAGTAAAAGCTGATTGTTTCCATAAACCCTTCCCAGTCAAGTACGCTGCCAAGGGACTGTTCGGTGAAAATATCTTTACTACCGATGGAAAATTATGGGAAGTACTGCGTCAAACTTTGCAGCCAGCCTTTCAATCTCAACAGATTAAAAACCATAGCCAGATTATGATCCAAGCTAGTAGGGAAATGGTAGATCGGTGGGAACCAGGACAAACCATTGAAATTTGCCAAGCGATGATGGATCTGACTATGGGCATTACTACCCAAGCATTTTTCGGAGTAGACTTGCGCGGTAAAGCAGAAGGAAAAGTTTTGGTCAGATTTACTGAGCTATTCAACGAGAGAATTTCTGGAATACCTGTACCTGCTTGGTTGCCCTTACCTGTAACACTTGAATTAAAACGTTACCTGAACCAAGGATATAAATTCTTTAACTCTCTAATCGCCGAACGTCGAGCAGCAAAAGGTACTTATACTGACATCCTCGCAATGATTCTGAACGCACAAGCTGCTGATGAAACTGGACTGATTACTGACCAACAGGTACGCAACGAGGTGAGTAACCTATTTGCTGCTGGTTATGAAGTAACTGGTAATTCCTTAGCTTTTACTCTCTATTTAATTCATAAACATCCATCGGTAGAAGCCCGCTTAAGAGCAGAAATCGAGCAAGTAATTGGCAACCGACCAATTACTCTCGATGATCTCGCCCAGATGCCTTATCTAGAATGTGTATTAAAAGAATCTATGCGGTTACTTCCCGTTAATACTGTTTTTGCCAGGCAAAGTACAACTAATGTTGCCTGGGCAGACCGTTCAATTCCCAAAAATTCCTTTATTTTGATATCTCCCTGGACACTGCATCGCCGTGCCGACATTTTTGCCGACCCTCTTGCTTTTAATCCTGATCGCTTTGAAGTCAAAGTCCGTAGCCAAATTCCCAAATTTGCTTACTTGCCATTTGGTGGAGGACCCCGCATTTGCCTGGGTCAAGCCTTTGCGATGACTCAAATGCGGATCAATTTGGCAACCATTCTGCAACAATATCGTTTGACTACTGCGCCAGATTATCAGCTAGTACCTTATTTTAGTTTTAATACTCGCCCTAAACATGGCTTACCGATGCAGCTAGAAAAAGTCTAA
- a CDS encoding lipocalin-like domain-containing protein: MKRLSILAFLLIVLAGLIFTLLPQPQVTATGKATVSWLQPESSESENTFSRVYEPQEMIFPRDLGSHEDYQTEWWYYTGNLETASGRPFGFQLTIFRRALTPETASLTSDRSSNWRSNQVYFAHFTISDIDRQSFYQKERFSRGGMGLAGAQASPYQVWLEDWSATELAPGQVQLVAKTDEVALDLTLQETLPPILQGDRGYSVKGQEPGNASIYYSIIQQQTKGTITIADEIFDVTGLTWKDHEYSTSSLSPGTVGWDWFSLQFDRGTALMLYVLRKEDGTISPTSGGTFISADGTVQPLTSQDWQLQILDTWKSPTSQGEYPSKWQLSIPKLDLTLTGKPLMANQELNLSTTYWEGAVEFQGRQQEKPVQAKGYVEMTGYTQGLDTVL; the protein is encoded by the coding sequence ATGAAAAGATTATCGATTCTAGCTTTTTTACTAATTGTATTAGCGGGTCTTATTTTCACTCTCTTACCGCAACCCCAAGTAACAGCTACAGGTAAAGCAACTGTTTCCTGGTTGCAACCAGAGTCTTCTGAGTCTGAAAATACTTTTAGCCGAGTATATGAACCTCAAGAAATGATATTTCCCAGAGATTTAGGCTCTCATGAAGATTATCAAACAGAGTGGTGGTACTATACTGGCAACTTGGAGACTGCATCGGGTCGTCCCTTTGGTTTTCAATTAACCATTTTTCGGCGAGCTTTAACACCTGAAACAGCAAGTTTGACTAGCGATCGCTCGTCGAATTGGCGCAGCAATCAAGTTTACTTTGCTCACTTCACTATCAGTGATATTGATCGGCAATCCTTCTACCAAAAAGAGCGTTTTAGCCGAGGAGGAATGGGATTAGCAGGGGCGCAAGCAAGTCCCTATCAGGTCTGGTTAGAAGATTGGTCAGCTACTGAGTTAGCACCAGGACAGGTACAATTAGTCGCGAAAACCGATGAAGTTGCCTTAGACCTGACACTCCAGGAAACATTACCACCAATCCTCCAGGGCGATCGCGGATATAGCGTTAAAGGGCAAGAGCCAGGCAATGCCTCAATCTACTATTCTATTATTCAACAACAAACTAAGGGAACTATTACTATTGCTGATGAAATCTTTGACGTAACAGGTCTTACTTGGAAAGATCATGAATATTCTACTAGTAGTCTCAGCCCTGGAACTGTTGGTTGGGACTGGTTTTCTCTCCAGTTTGATCGAGGTACAGCCCTGATGTTGTATGTGCTAAGGAAAGAAGATGGGACTATTTCCCCTACCTCTGGTGGAACTTTTATTTCTGCTGATGGTACAGTCCAACCTTTAACTTCTCAGGATTGGCAGTTACAAATATTAGACACTTGGAAAAGCCCTACTAGCCAAGGAGAATATCCTTCTAAATGGCAGTTGTCAATTCCCAAACTAGATTTGACCTTAACAGGGAAGCCTTTGATGGCAAATCAAGAACTAAACTTATCTACCACCTATTGGGAAGGAGCAGTTGAGTTTCAGGGACGACAACAGGAAAAACCTGTCCAAGCGAAAGGTTACGTGGAAATGACAGGCTATACCCAAGGTCTGGATACAGTTCTTTAG
- a CDS encoding Uma2 family endonuclease: MTSLTLNLSSLVDKISDRDLEMLSRDNPDARLETNSEGQLIFMSPTGSETGDRNLELAFQIKLWNKQNKLGKVFDSSTGFKLSNNAVRSPDVSWVTLDKWNSLTKQQRRKFAPIDPDFVLELMSPSDDLDDLQNKMREYMNCGVKLGWLINPDDKQVEIYRQGKNKEVLENPLTLSGEDIMPGLIVDLSEIFD; the protein is encoded by the coding sequence ATGACTTCACTCACATTGAATCTTTCGTCCCTAGTCGATAAAATTAGCGATCGCGATTTAGAGATGCTTTCTCGTGACAATCCTGATGCTCGATTGGAAACTAATTCAGAAGGACAATTAATTTTTATGTCTCCTACTGGTAGTGAAACTGGCGATCGTAATTTAGAACTTGCTTTTCAAATTAAACTTTGGAATAAGCAAAACAAACTGGGAAAAGTTTTTGATTCTTCCACTGGGTTTAAGCTATCTAATAATGCTGTTCGTTCTCCTGATGTTAGCTGGGTAACTTTAGACAAATGGAACAGTTTAACCAAACAACAACGAAGAAAATTTGCACCTATCGATCCTGATTTTGTTCTTGAACTTATGAGTCCTAGCGACGATCTCGATGATTTGCAAAACAAAATGAGAGAATATATGAACTGTGGAGTCAAGTTAGGTTGGTTGATTAATCCCGATGATAAACAAGTAGAAATTTACCGTCAGGGGAAAAACAAAGAAGTACTAGAGAATCCTTTAACCCTATCTGGCGAAGATATTATGCCTGGATTAATTGTAGATTTATCCGAAATCTTTGATTGA